From the Flavimarina sp. Hel_I_48 genome, one window contains:
- a CDS encoding 3-phosphoshikimate 1-carboxyvinyltransferase, with protein MKLRLHKKEAPVLSGAIKITGSKSESNRLLILQKLYGDLTIENLSNSDDSQVMQKALISEEPEVDVHHAGTAMRFLTAYFSIQEGRETILTGSKRMKERPIGILVKALRGLGADITYLENEGYAPLKIKGKILETSAIALDAHVSSQYISALMMIGAALPKGLTITLIGEPTSVPYIEMTRDLLGQLGISTHFENNKISVAPVQKAEKKTIVVESDWSSASYYYGLVALSEEAEVTLSSYKKESLQGDSALAGIYRKLGVETVYGETSIKLIKTRDFQPKHQKIDLVNSPDIAQTIAVTCFGMGIGCELTGLHTLKIKETDRLEALKVELSKLGANISVTQDSLHLEPTAVINPDIIIKTYQDHRMAMAFAPLAMRVPIYFEDAEVVNKSYPDFWKDLATLGINSEEV; from the coding sequence TTGAAACTACGACTCCACAAAAAAGAAGCACCTGTCCTTTCGGGAGCTATAAAAATCACAGGTTCAAAAAGCGAATCCAACCGTTTACTTATTCTACAAAAACTCTACGGTGACCTGACCATAGAAAATTTATCCAATAGCGATGACAGTCAGGTAATGCAAAAAGCCCTTATTTCTGAAGAGCCAGAGGTAGATGTGCATCATGCCGGTACGGCAATGCGCTTTCTTACCGCTTATTTTTCAATACAGGAAGGTAGGGAAACAATCCTTACCGGCAGTAAACGTATGAAGGAGCGACCTATTGGCATTTTGGTCAAGGCGCTTCGCGGTCTGGGTGCAGATATTACCTATTTAGAAAATGAAGGATACGCGCCTTTAAAGATTAAAGGTAAGATTTTAGAGACCAGTGCCATTGCCCTGGACGCCCATGTGAGCAGCCAGTATATTTCAGCATTGATGATGATAGGCGCTGCCTTGCCAAAGGGATTAACCATAACATTGATAGGTGAACCCACATCAGTGCCTTATATAGAAATGACGCGGGACCTACTGGGTCAACTGGGTATTTCTACTCATTTTGAGAACAACAAAATTTCCGTAGCGCCCGTTCAGAAAGCTGAAAAAAAGACTATTGTGGTCGAATCTGACTGGAGCAGTGCATCCTATTATTATGGTCTGGTGGCGCTGTCTGAAGAGGCCGAAGTCACATTGAGCAGCTACAAAAAGGAAAGTCTGCAAGGAGATTCCGCACTGGCCGGTATTTATAGAAAACTGGGTGTTGAAACTGTATATGGAGAAACTTCAATCAAGCTGATAAAAACCAGGGATTTTCAGCCAAAACATCAAAAAATTGATCTGGTGAACAGCCCAGATATTGCCCAGACCATCGCGGTAACCTGTTTTGGTATGGGTATAGGTTGCGAACTTACCGGCCTTCATACGTTGAAAATCAAAGAAACTGACAGGCTTGAGGCTTTAAAGGTTGAACTTTCCAAGCTAGGGGCAAACATATCGGTAACGCAAGATAGCCTACATCTGGAACCTACGGCGGTAATTAATCCAGATATCATTATTAAAACCTATCAGGACCACCGAATGGCCATGGCTTTTGCGCCGCTCGCAATGCGCGTTCCCATATACTTTGAAGATGCTGAAGTAGTCAATAAATCCTATCCTGATTTCTGGAAAGATCTAGCGACTCTGGGAATAAATTCTGAAGAGGTTTAA
- a CDS encoding polyprenyl synthetase family protein — MKKVEQIKQPIALEMELFEKKFSLSMKSRVPLLNRITHYIVNRKGKQMRPMFVFLVAKMLGKEHFNDRTYRGAAVIELIHTATLVHDDVVDESYRRRGFFSLNALWKNKIAVLVGDFLLSKGLLLSIDNEDFDLLKIISVAVREMSEGELLQIEKARKLDITEAVYFEIIRQKTATLIAACCAMGACAVHANEDIEPMRKFGELIGLAFQIKDDLFDYGSQKIGKPTGIDIKEQKMTLPLIYALNHADRKERAWLINSVKNHNRDKTRVNEVIAFVKEKGGLEYAIGKMIALKQEALVYLDKYPDSPYKESLIAMVNYVIDRKR, encoded by the coding sequence ATGAAAAAAGTGGAACAGATCAAGCAGCCTATTGCCCTGGAAATGGAACTTTTTGAGAAAAAGTTCTCACTCTCCATGAAGTCCAGAGTGCCCCTGCTCAACAGGATCACACATTACATCGTGAATAGAAAAGGGAAGCAAATGCGGCCTATGTTTGTGTTTCTAGTGGCAAAAATGCTGGGCAAAGAGCATTTTAATGATCGTACCTATCGTGGCGCTGCCGTTATAGAACTCATACATACCGCAACCTTGGTACATGATGATGTAGTAGATGAAAGTTACCGTAGGCGCGGATTTTTCAGCTTAAATGCACTATGGAAGAACAAAATTGCCGTGCTTGTAGGGGATTTTTTACTCTCTAAGGGACTTTTACTCTCTATAGATAATGAAGATTTTGACCTTTTAAAGATTATTTCGGTGGCGGTCAGGGAGATGAGCGAAGGCGAACTTTTACAAATTGAAAAAGCCCGAAAGCTTGATATAACCGAAGCTGTTTACTTTGAAATCATAAGGCAAAAAACGGCAACATTAATAGCGGCCTGTTGCGCCATGGGGGCTTGCGCCGTTCACGCAAACGAGGATATTGAACCCATGCGAAAATTTGGAGAGCTCATAGGGCTCGCTTTCCAGATCAAGGATGACCTTTTTGATTATGGCTCGCAAAAAATAGGAAAACCCACGGGCATTGATATCAAAGAACAGAAAATGACCCTCCCCTTAATCTATGCGCTCAACCATGCAGACCGAAAAGAGCGTGCCTGGCTCATTAATTCTGTTAAAAATCACAATAGGGACAAAACACGCGTAAACGAGGTTATCGCTTTTGTAAAAGAAAAAGGAGGTCTTGAGTACGCGATAGGTAAAATGATCGCCTTAAAGCAAGAAGCGCTAGTTTACCTTGATAAATATCCTGACTCTCCTTATAAAGAATCACTTATAGCGATGGTAAATTATGTTATAGATCGTAAGCGGTAA
- the rlmN gene encoding 23S rRNA (adenine(2503)-C(2))-methyltransferase RlmN → MVATEKKDIRALTRDQLRDYFSEQGEKAFRGNQVYEWLWNKGAHSFDAMTNISKETRAFLDAHFVINHIKVDQMQRSNDGTIKNAVKLHDNLVVESVLIPTSKRTTACVSSQVGCSLNCQFCATARLKRMRNLNPDEIFDQVVAIDRQSRLYYDRPLSNIVFMGMGEPLMNYKNVIAAIDKITSPDGLGMSPKRIMVSTSGVPKIIRKMADDQVKFKLAVSLHAALDEVRTDIMPFNEQMPLEELKDSLKYWYAKTGQEISYEYVIWKDINDRQKDINALVDFCLAIPSKVNLIEYNPIDDGKFQQAPPEVIEKYVAALEREGITVTVRRSRGKDIDAACGQLANKH, encoded by the coding sequence ATGGTAGCAACGGAGAAAAAAGACATACGCGCATTAACACGTGACCAACTCAGGGATTATTTTTCTGAACAGGGAGAGAAAGCCTTCCGTGGAAATCAGGTGTATGAATGGCTCTGGAACAAGGGCGCACATTCTTTTGACGCGATGACAAACATCTCAAAAGAAACGCGTGCCTTTCTGGATGCGCATTTTGTGATCAACCATATAAAGGTTGACCAGATGCAGCGCAGCAATGACGGGACCATAAAAAACGCGGTTAAACTGCATGATAATCTTGTGGTTGAATCTGTGCTTATCCCTACCAGTAAGCGTACAACCGCCTGCGTATCGTCACAGGTGGGCTGTAGCCTTAATTGTCAATTTTGTGCTACCGCGCGCCTTAAGCGTATGCGCAACCTCAATCCAGACGAGATTTTTGATCAGGTAGTGGCCATTGACCGCCAGAGCCGTCTCTATTATGACCGCCCACTTTCTAACATTGTATTTATGGGTATGGGGGAGCCACTCATGAATTATAAAAACGTCATCGCGGCAATAGATAAGATCACCAGTCCTGACGGACTGGGCATGTCGCCTAAGCGTATCATGGTTTCTACTTCAGGGGTACCCAAGATCATAAGAAAAATGGCAGATGACCAGGTAAAATTCAAGTTGGCCGTTTCCCTGCATGCCGCCCTTGATGAAGTACGAACGGATATTATGCCTTTCAATGAGCAGATGCCGCTTGAAGAATTAAAGGATTCTTTAAAATACTGGTATGCTAAAACAGGTCAGGAGATTTCATACGAATACGTGATCTGGAAAGACATAAATGATCGTCAAAAAGACATAAACGCGCTGGTGGACTTTTGCCTGGCCATTCCCAGTAAGGTCAACTTGATAGAATACAATCCTATTGACGATGGCAAGTTTCAGCAGGCGCCTCCAGAGGTAATAGAGAAATATGTTGCCGCTTTAGAACGCGAAGGGATTACGGTCACCGTGCGCCGTTCCCGCGGAAAGGACATTGATGCAGCTTGCGGTCAACTGGCGAATAAACATTAA
- a CDS encoding T9SS-dependent choice-of-anchor J family protein has product MNALPYFLLILFITFSTNGYSQIASADFNDGQFPSGWSTIVNSGPCDWDTFTNDPPRGLNFSSTALIFNDEACGNNNSPSRVSLLTPVYNVANTTPLLLTVEIGLWGEDQGETLRIEVYDGTSWVVIKTFNDNWNPYLYQADVTGYANTAFRVRFVYNDNGRWSYYAGIDNFSLTQEELPDSPEQSTCASAEDISPGIHTVAPIQRGDSPNICDPTSKARGGAWFTYTATRDGIATVNSALSQNNDIDTNLSILTGSCGELQCYAQNDDQSGSIQFSSVSFEIENGSTYYIVFDDKNNNQGFDFSLTESEETCNPGERIAIDFTDLEEFQSCHTTLDGDGDGNSWNADGADFKRNGNVTYFALNSANQDRNKEDYLFSPKLSLIAGKAYNISFSYNGGNAPRDDANENLQVLMASSREKTADMTLVYEATGIVQQGTDATIYDNATNINDVSFTPQTTGDYYLTFKTTSAAPSGFLFLFDYSLEPDILSIETVETASVSHFYNAHDDQLSLQATSLLTAIELYSMQGQLLRSKKLQGLSAQFSLAGLADGIYIARAATVNGTSSFKILKR; this is encoded by the coding sequence ATGAATGCGTTACCTTATTTTCTGCTTATACTTTTCATTACCTTTTCTACCAATGGCTATTCTCAAATAGCTTCAGCCGACTTCAATGATGGCCAATTTCCCTCAGGATGGTCAACTATTGTGAACAGCGGTCCATGTGACTGGGATACCTTTACAAACGACCCGCCAAGGGGACTAAATTTTAGTTCTACAGCACTTATTTTTAATGATGAAGCCTGTGGTAATAATAATTCACCCAGCAGAGTATCTTTGCTTACCCCTGTATATAATGTAGCGAATACGACTCCACTTTTACTAACTGTAGAGATAGGATTATGGGGCGAAGACCAGGGTGAAACATTGCGTATTGAGGTATACGATGGTACTAGCTGGGTTGTTATTAAAACATTTAATGATAACTGGAACCCCTATTTATATCAGGCGGATGTCACAGGATATGCCAATACGGCATTCCGTGTTAGGTTTGTTTATAATGACAATGGACGGTGGAGCTATTACGCGGGAATTGATAATTTCTCCCTTACACAAGAAGAACTTCCAGATTCTCCAGAGCAAAGTACGTGCGCTTCCGCAGAGGATATTTCTCCGGGCATACATACCGTAGCTCCCATACAGCGTGGTGATTCTCCAAATATATGTGATCCCACAAGCAAGGCCAGGGGTGGCGCATGGTTTACTTATACCGCTACCCGCGACGGCATCGCAACCGTAAACAGTGCGCTCAGTCAAAATAACGATATAGACACCAACTTGAGTATTCTTACCGGGTCTTGCGGTGAGCTGCAGTGTTATGCGCAGAATGATGATCAGTCTGGGAGTATTCAATTTTCTAGCGTGAGTTTTGAAATTGAAAATGGATCTACCTATTACATCGTTTTTGATGATAAAAACAACAATCAGGGTTTTGATTTTAGCCTTACTGAAAGTGAAGAAACCTGCAATCCCGGGGAAAGGATTGCTATAGACTTCACAGATCTGGAAGAATTTCAATCCTGTCATACCACATTAGACGGAGACGGCGATGGCAATTCCTGGAATGCGGATGGGGCCGATTTTAAAAGGAATGGCAATGTCACCTATTTTGCGTTGAACAGTGCCAATCAGGACAGAAACAAGGAAGATTACCTTTTTTCTCCAAAACTCAGCCTTATCGCAGGGAAAGCGTACAATATCTCATTTTCTTATAATGGTGGGAATGCCCCTCGTGATGACGCGAATGAAAACCTGCAAGTGCTTATGGCCAGCAGCAGGGAAAAAACTGCAGATATGACCCTTGTATACGAAGCTACAGGTATTGTACAACAAGGAACGGACGCCACTATTTATGATAATGCGACTAATATAAATGATGTATCCTTTACGCCACAGACCACTGGAGACTACTATCTTACCTTTAAAACAACATCAGCAGCACCCAGTGGGTTTCTCTTTTTGTTTGACTATTCACTAGAACCAGATATATTAAGTATAGAAACCGTTGAAACGGCCTCGGTTAGTCATTTTTACAATGCGCATGATGATCAATTGAGTCTTCAAGCTACCAGTCTATTAACGGCAATAGAATTATATTCAATGCAAGGCCAACTCTTGCGCTCCAAAAAATTACAGGGCTTATCTGCACAGTTCAGCTTAGCTGGTCTAGCAGATGGCATCTATATTGCGCGGGCAGCAACAGTAAACGGCACAAGCAGTTTTAAGATTTTAAAGCGTTGA
- a CDS encoding nucleotide pyrophosphohydrolase, producing the protein MSIKKSQQVVDKWINDHGVRYFNELTNMAQLTEEVGEVARIIARRYGEQSEKESDKNKDLGEELADVLFVVLCLANQTGVDLQDAFDKKLDIKTKRDHDRHHKNDKLK; encoded by the coding sequence ATGAGTATAAAAAAATCCCAACAAGTAGTTGATAAATGGATCAATGACCACGGTGTTCGTTATTTTAATGAACTTACCAATATGGCCCAACTCACAGAAGAAGTAGGGGAGGTGGCCCGTATTATCGCCCGTCGTTATGGTGAACAGAGCGAGAAGGAAAGCGATAAAAATAAAGATCTGGGAGAAGAACTGGCAGATGTGCTTTTTGTTGTGCTTTGTCTTGCAAACCAGACCGGGGTAGATCTGCAGGATGCTTTTGACAAAAAACTGGACATAAAGACAAAACGCGATCATGATCGCCACCATAAAAACGATAAATTAAAGTAA
- a CDS encoding DUF3857 domain-containing protein yields the protein MMRPFFFFLSFVLLVYSAQAQELKLGKINAKEYHDLAIIKDSSAAAIVLKHYRETYFKYDGTKGWMIITKVQQRVKILKKEGMRYATHKVGAYRRDGKEEFVNDIEGFTYTLENGLLAEEKLSKEAVYEQKESDRWDSYSWTMPNVQVGSILEWEYTLNSPFYKVDDLILQQDIPVKEYEGVIRTPIVFQFNKLKKGYFEVTPETEFKKRSDGVIVGQDTGYGLSLINSKSGNITFTEQVDSYTLKDIPALQKETYVDNIENYRYTIVYELKSIEYNEGNKQNYATSWDDVAKSIFKADRFGKQLEKTNFLNVDADVIKRKGTGIELLVKNSFDFIRDSFTWNGKYGKYVEEDLKDVYKSRSGNDAEINLTLIAMLNACGIDASPVLVSTKENGIPVFPTLEGFNYVIAAVMINEKLILLDATEKNGLPNLLPSRVYNWEGRLVRKNGSSKAVNLYPEQPTQQNSIVNYTIAEGGKISGIVMERYTTLNALDFRKNNKGEAIDDSKQKLINELHLDEVKNLKVQNLDALEEPIVQQYNFDLENAYDQVGNTIYLSPLLFMKISENPFKSENRQFPVNFNYPFTETKNLNIRLPEGYQAEHLPEQMNIALPEKMGSFSYKIGQSQNTLNLSIDFTINKAVIPVFYHDALKDFYNARMDKENEKIVLTKIEQ from the coding sequence ATGATGCGTCCATTCTTCTTTTTTTTAAGCTTTGTACTTTTAGTGTATTCGGCACAGGCGCAGGAATTGAAACTTGGGAAAATAAATGCGAAAGAATATCATGATTTAGCAATTATCAAAGACAGTTCTGCCGCTGCCATCGTCTTAAAACACTACCGGGAAACTTATTTTAAATACGATGGGACAAAAGGCTGGATGATCATTACTAAAGTACAGCAACGCGTCAAAATTTTAAAAAAAGAAGGAATGCGTTATGCGACCCATAAAGTAGGTGCGTATAGGCGAGACGGTAAAGAAGAGTTCGTTAATGATATAGAGGGTTTTACCTATACGCTGGAAAATGGGCTTTTAGCAGAAGAAAAACTGAGTAAAGAGGCCGTTTATGAACAAAAGGAATCAGATCGCTGGGACAGTTATTCATGGACCATGCCTAATGTTCAAGTGGGCTCTATCCTTGAATGGGAATACACCCTTAATTCGCCATTTTATAAAGTTGATGATTTAATACTACAGCAGGACATTCCTGTCAAGGAGTACGAGGGAGTCATCCGTACGCCTATTGTTTTTCAATTTAACAAACTTAAGAAGGGCTATTTTGAGGTAACACCAGAAACGGAATTTAAAAAACGTAGTGACGGTGTCATTGTAGGTCAGGATACAGGTTATGGCCTATCGTTAATCAATTCTAAATCTGGTAATATTACTTTTACGGAGCAGGTTGATTCGTATACGCTGAAAGACATCCCGGCCCTTCAAAAGGAAACTTATGTAGATAATATTGAAAATTATAGATATACCATTGTTTATGAATTAAAATCGATTGAATATAATGAAGGTAATAAACAAAATTACGCAACCTCCTGGGATGATGTCGCAAAATCCATATTCAAAGCAGATCGTTTTGGCAAGCAGCTGGAAAAGACCAATTTTCTGAATGTTGATGCAGATGTTATAAAAAGAAAGGGAACTGGGATAGAATTGTTGGTAAAAAATTCATTTGATTTTATTCGCGATTCTTTTACCTGGAACGGTAAGTATGGTAAATATGTTGAAGAAGATCTCAAAGATGTTTATAAATCACGTTCTGGAAATGATGCAGAAATAAACCTTACGCTAATTGCCATGTTAAATGCATGTGGAATAGATGCCAGCCCTGTTCTGGTAAGTACAAAAGAAAACGGTATCCCTGTATTTCCTACGCTGGAGGGGTTTAATTATGTTATTGCTGCGGTAATGATAAATGAGAAACTCATACTCCTTGATGCCACCGAAAAAAATGGCCTGCCTAACCTGCTACCCAGTCGGGTATATAATTGGGAGGGCCGCCTGGTCAGAAAAAATGGATCTTCCAAGGCTGTAAACCTTTATCCTGAGCAGCCCACACAGCAAAATAGTATCGTAAATTATACCATTGCTGAAGGGGGCAAGATTTCGGGCATAGTAATGGAGCGTTACACGACACTCAATGCGCTTGACTTTCGTAAAAATAACAAGGGGGAGGCCATTGATGATAGTAAACAGAAGCTTATAAATGAACTTCACTTAGATGAAGTAAAAAACCTAAAGGTTCAAAATTTAGATGCTTTAGAGGAACCTATAGTGCAACAGTATAATTTTGATTTAGAAAATGCCTACGATCAGGTAGGGAATACTATTTACCTATCTCCCTTACTGTTCATGAAAATAAGTGAAAACCCATTCAAATCAGAAAATCGGCAGTTTCCGGTGAATTTCAACTATCCGTTCACTGAAACCAAAAACTTAAATATACGCCTGCCGGAAGGCTATCAGGCAGAACACTTACCGGAACAGATGAATATCGCGCTTCCTGAAAAAATGGGTAGTTTTAGCTATAAAATCGGCCAAAGTCAAAATACGCTAAATTTGAGTATTGATTTTACCATTAATAAGGCAGTTATTCCCGTTTTCTACCACGATGCTTTAAAAGATTTTTATAATGCCCGTATGGATAAAGAAAACGAGAAGATCGTGCTTACTAAAATAGAGCAATGA
- a CDS encoding RNA polymerase sigma factor: MKVIPFFSSEKLLIEKASYGNRSAQQRLFNLHAPKMLSVCRQYLPELQRAEEAMCNGFLKVFKNLKSFKHEGSFEGWVRRIMVRESISYLRSEKKLRFTEVEIDDNLQVYDPAVNDLEVEEIQRLIDSLPDGYRAVFVLYAVEGYQHNEIAEMLEITESTSKSQLYKARKKLQMLLKTLNMYQDGTHEI, from the coding sequence GTGAAAGTCATACCATTTTTCAGTAGCGAAAAACTGCTTATAGAAAAAGCATCGTACGGAAACCGTTCTGCACAGCAGCGACTGTTCAACCTGCATGCCCCTAAAATGCTGAGCGTCTGCAGGCAGTACCTGCCTGAACTGCAACGTGCGGAAGAGGCGATGTGCAATGGTTTTCTTAAAGTATTTAAAAATCTGAAAAGTTTTAAACATGAAGGAAGTTTTGAAGGCTGGGTACGGCGCATCATGGTCAGGGAATCGATTTCTTACCTGCGCAGTGAAAAGAAACTGAGGTTTACCGAAGTAGAGATTGATGATAACCTTCAGGTATATGACCCTGCGGTGAATGATCTGGAGGTTGAGGAAATACAGCGCCTCATTGATTCCCTTCCAGACGGTTACCGCGCAGTTTTTGTGCTTTATGCGGTAGAAGGATACCAGCACAACGAGATCGCAGAGATGCTAGAAATAACGGAAAGTACCTCAAAATCGCAGTTGTACAAAGCGCGCAAAAAGTTGCAAATGCTTTTAAAAACATTAAATATGTACCAAGATGGCACCCATGAAATTTGA
- a CDS encoding sensor histidine kinase, translated as MENAATFVNKNIPAIMSDWEELVKEKVPASAATNTLILYDHLPNILEDIADIFERSIERNALDKDDVFRKIIHNSVYHGRHRASTLEYTNEQVIHEYIIFRDVLTEKLIEANCHDNTIESVLKYTIETAMLKSADAFAKAIQEMQEKLIGTLAHDIRNPLSAAQISLQMMGNNLDEEMSKRMMTTTSRSLEKAISLIEGLMDSIAIRAGEGITLNFEELNIVEPLKAVYKEASDIYTQKIVFTATEDSITGIFDETSIRRLLENLITNAVKHGDGTSPIQINLTIQDKFVFLSVKNNGNPIDQSKQENIFEFLSKEKSDYSSYRNWGMGLALVKMVAEAHGGKIKVESNEKDGTTFTARFNRKLNKSGKKKARLNNNAAPVVTT; from the coding sequence ATGGAGAACGCTGCAACTTTTGTAAATAAAAATATCCCAGCTATTATGTCAGATTGGGAAGAACTGGTAAAAGAAAAAGTTCCTGCCTCAGCCGCTACAAATACCTTGATTTTATACGATCACTTACCCAATATCCTTGAGGATATTGCTGATATATTTGAACGAAGTATTGAAAGAAATGCACTTGACAAGGATGATGTTTTTAGGAAAATAATACATAACAGCGTTTATCATGGGAGACATCGTGCAAGCACATTAGAATATACTAATGAACAGGTGATACATGAATATATCATTTTTCGTGATGTCCTGACAGAAAAGCTTATTGAGGCCAATTGCCACGACAATACCATTGAGAGCGTTTTAAAATACACCATAGAAACCGCTATGCTAAAATCTGCAGATGCATTTGCAAAAGCCATCCAGGAAATGCAGGAAAAGCTTATAGGCACTTTAGCTCACGACATACGCAATCCACTTTCAGCTGCCCAGATTTCACTTCAGATGATGGGAAATAATCTTGATGAAGAGATGTCTAAAAGGATGATGACCACTACTTCGAGAAGTTTGGAAAAGGCAATAAGTCTTATCGAAGGCCTTATGGATTCTATTGCCATTAGGGCAGGTGAAGGAATTACCCTCAATTTTGAAGAGTTAAATATTGTTGAACCACTTAAGGCAGTTTATAAAGAAGCCAGTGATATTTATACCCAGAAGATAGTATTTACTGCAACTGAAGATTCCATTACAGGTATATTTGATGAGACCTCTATACGGAGATTACTAGAAAATCTTATAACAAATGCGGTAAAACATGGTGACGGGACCTCTCCTATACAAATAAATTTGACGATACAGGATAAATTTGTGTTCCTGAGCGTAAAAAACAACGGTAATCCTATAGATCAATCCAAGCAAGAAAATATATTTGAATTTCTATCCAAAGAAAAAAGTGATTATTCCTCCTATAGAAACTGGGGTATGGGACTGGCCCTGGTAAAAATGGTTGCCGAGGCCCACGGCGGAAAAATTAAGGTAGAAAGCAATGAAAAGGACGGTACCACGTTTACGGCACGATTTAATAGAAAATTGAACAAATCTGGTAAGAAAAAGGCAAGATTAAATAATAATGCAGCACCGGTGGTCACGACATAG
- the queA gene encoding tRNA preQ1(34) S-adenosylmethionine ribosyltransferase-isomerase QueA: protein MGMKLSQFNFDLPKELLAEYPSENRDESRLMVLNRKEQTIEHKQFKDLIDYFEPNDVMVLNNTKVFPARLYGNKEKTGARIEVFLLRELNPETRLWDVLVDPARKIRIGNKLYFGDDESLVAEVIDNTTSRGRTLRFLYDGTYTEFRNKLTELGETPLPKYIKRDVEPDDAERYQTIYAKEEGAVAAPTAGLHFSKHLLKRLEIKGIDFAEVTLHVGLGTFSAVEVEDLSKHKMDSEEAYIHKPATDIINNALSEKRRICAIGTTAMRVLESAVSSNHSLNEFGGWTNKFIFPPYDFTIANCMVTNFHTPKSTLLMMVSAFAGHEFMKKAYEEAVKEKYKFYTYGDAMLII, encoded by the coding sequence ATGGGAATGAAACTCTCGCAATTTAATTTTGATCTGCCCAAAGAGCTTTTGGCGGAATATCCTTCTGAAAACAGGGACGAATCCCGTCTAATGGTCCTCAATCGTAAAGAACAGACCATAGAGCACAAGCAATTTAAGGATCTTATAGATTATTTTGAGCCCAATGATGTCATGGTTCTCAACAATACAAAGGTTTTTCCTGCAAGACTTTACGGAAATAAAGAAAAAACAGGCGCGCGTATAGAGGTTTTTTTACTTCGCGAACTTAATCCAGAAACCCGTCTTTGGGATGTGCTTGTTGATCCTGCACGTAAGATTAGAATAGGGAACAAACTCTATTTTGGCGATGATGAAAGTCTCGTGGCAGAAGTTATAGATAATACCACGTCAAGAGGCCGTACCCTGCGTTTTTTATATGATGGTACGTACACAGAGTTCCGTAATAAATTGACCGAACTGGGTGAAACCCCATTGCCCAAGTATATCAAAAGGGATGTGGAGCCAGATGATGCAGAGCGCTACCAGACTATTTATGCTAAGGAAGAAGGCGCTGTTGCCGCACCTACAGCCGGCCTGCATTTCTCAAAACATTTGCTGAAAAGACTTGAGATCAAAGGCATTGACTTTGCTGAAGTTACCCTACATGTTGGTCTGGGAACGTTTAGCGCCGTTGAGGTCGAGGATCTTTCCAAGCATAAAATGGATAGTGAGGAAGCGTATATTCATAAGCCTGCCACAGATATTATAAACAATGCACTTTCTGAAAAAAGACGTATTTGCGCGATTGGTACCACTGCGATGCGCGTGCTTGAAAGTGCAGTGAGCTCTAACCACTCACTTAACGAATTTGGTGGATGGACCAATAAATTCATCTTTCCTCCGTATGACTTTACAATAGCCAACTGTATGGTGACCAATTTTCATACGCCTAAGTCTACTTTACTCATGATGGTTTCTGCATTTGCAGGACATGAGTTCATGAAAAAAGCTTATGAGGAAGCGGTTAAGGAAAAATATAAATTCTATACTTATGGTGACGCTATGTTGATTATATAA